The genomic region TCACGTCCTTTTGCACGTGCAAAACCGCGGGGGTGAGTTCCTCGGAAGGCTTGGGTACCGGCGGGAAAGGCTTAGTCTGGTTGGGCCAGTCCGCGAAGAGCGTTTCCAGGCTTTGCAGCAGCTTCTCCCGGTCGAAGTCTCCGGAGACGGCGACTATCAGGTTGGCGGGGTAGAAGTAGCGCTTCTGGAACTCGACCATGTCCTCGCGGGTGATGGCCTTCACCGTGGCGACGGTGGGTATGCGACCCAGCGGGTGATCTCCGTAGATGGCCCGCGCCAGTTCGCGCCCTGCGATCTCCTTCGGGTCGTCGTTTTGCCGGCGGATCCCTTCAAGGGCATTCCCCTTGGCGATCTCGACCCGCGCCGGATCGAACGCCGGCTCTTTCAGGACCTCGGCGAAAAGCGCCAGGGTCTTGTCCAGGTTCTTGGTCAGTGTCGTGAAGGAAACCCCGGCGTGGTCGGAGTTGATAGCGGACTCGATGGAGGAGGCCATGAACTCCAACTCGCGGTCCAGCTTCTCGGGCGGGGTCTTAAGCGTCCCGCCGCTTCTCAGCACCGCGCCGGTCAGGGCGGCAAGCCCCACCTTATCCTTGGGCTCGTAGATGCCCCCCGCGTTCAGGTATGCGGTCAGGTTCACGATTGGGAGTTCGCGGTCCTGCAAAAGGTAGACGACCATCCCGTTTTTGAGCTGGACCCGGTCGCTCTTTGGAAGCTGGAAGTCAAGCGGGGGGAAGCTCATGTCGCGCGGCTGGGCCAGCTGCTGCATCTCGGGTGTGACGGTTTTCGCCGCGCCTGTCTGCATCGTGCCGCAGCCGGCGATGAAGGCCAGCAGTATTGCGAAGAGGGTCAACTTCGCCTGGCTTTTCTTGTTAAACAACCTGATTGGAATCATTACTTATGGTCCCCTTGTCGAATTGCAGTGGCTCTGTCGTTACTGTGCTTTCGGGGTGATGAAGCCCACGGTCCTGTTCTCGCGGGTGAAGTACTGTTTCGACACCCGCATCACGTCCTCGGAGGTGATCTGTGCCACCTTCTGGCGATGCTCGATCAGATAGCGCCAGGTGCCGGCGATCGCCTCGTACTCGGTGAGGTTTCTGGCCAGTCCGCCGTTTGACGCCATCTGGCGCGATTCCTCGAATTCCAGGTGGTTCAGGATCTGCTGCAGCTCCGTCTTGGTCATCGGCTCAGTCTTCAGCCGCTCCAGCTCCTCGTAGATCGCCGCCTCGACCTCGGCCACGGTGTGCGGCGCCCTGGGGGTGGCGTTGATGATGAAGAGATTCGGGTAGCGGCTTCCGGGTGCGCCGAACGAGGAGACCGAGGTGGCGAGCTTCTTCTCCAGCACCAGCTTCTTGTAAAGCCTGGAGGTGCGGCCGTCGGTCAAAAGCATGTCGATCACGTCGAACACGTAGTCGTCCGGGGCGGGAAGGGTCGGCTTGTGGAAGCCGATCATCAGCTCCGGCTCGGCGTCCCCGACCACCTCGGTCCGCTTCTCTCCCGCCTGCTCCGGCTCCACCACGGCAACCGGCGGGACCGGCGTCCCGGGGGGGATCTCCCCGAAGTACTTCTCCACCAGCGCGACTGCCTTCTGGGGATCGATATCTCCCACGAGCGCGATGATGGCGTTGTTGGGGGCGTAGTACTTGTGCAGGAAGTTCTCCGCCTTGGTCCGGGTCAGGTTCTCGATGTCCGACATCCAGCCGATGGTCGGCTGCCCGTTGGGATGAGCGTTGAAGGCGTCGGCGAGAAAGGTCTCCCAGAGTTTCCCCTCCGGTTCCGCGTCATAAGAGCGCCGCCGCTCCTCCATCACCACGTTCCTCTCGGTGTAGAACTCCCTGAGCACCGCGTTCTGCATCCGGTCGCTCTCGATCGCGGCCCAGAGCTCCAGCTTGTTGGAGGGGAGGTTGATCAGGTAGGTGGTCCCGTCCTTGCTGGTGAAGGCGTTGTAGCCCGCCCCGCCGTTTCGGGAGTAGATATCGGCGAACTCCTCCTTCACCACGTACTTCTCCGCCTCCTTCTCCAGGCGCGCAAGCTCAGCGGTCAGCTCCTCGACCCGCTTGGGGTCCGCCAGGTCCCTCTTGATCTTTTCCGCCATCAGCTTCTGGGCCGTGGCCTCGATCCGGTCCAGAACCGGCTTTTCCGCCGCGTAGTCCCGGGTGCCGAGCGTCTTGGTCCCCTTGAACAGCATGTGTTCCAGAAGGTGGGCAAGGCCTCGCTCGTCGCTTCGCTCGTCCACGCTCCCCACCCTGAAACGGATCCAGGCCGCGACGGTGGGGGAGGTGTGACGCTCCACCATGAGGAGCTTCATTCCGTTTTTCAGGGTATGTTCCTGCACCCGCTCCGCGAGCCCCTGTGCGAAGCTGGTGGCGGCGCCGGCGACAATGACGAGAACGACGACGCATCTTGATATGGTCTTCATGACTACCTCAGCTTGGTCCGTTTAATGTGAAGCGAACAAAAAGATAACATTAGTCCTGTTGAAGCGCAAGGGGGAGGGGCTGTGTTGGGACGGGGGAGTGAAAGGGATTCGGCTACGGCGGGGAATCCCCCCTTCGCCCGCTGGCGCGGGGAGGGGGGAGATCGAGTCACTGTGGCGGCGGCGCTCCCGCCGGAGTACGGGCAGCAGCGGCGGGGGTAGGGGCAGGGGAGGCCGGGTTGAGAGCCTGCACGAACACCTCGCGGATATCCTCTACGAAGAAGAATTCCAGCTCCTTCTTCACGTTCTCGGGGATGTCCTCGAGGTCCTTCTTGTTCTTGGCCGGAGCCAGGACCTTCTTCACCCCGGCGCGCCGCGCGGCCAGAACCTTCTCCTTGAGCCCGCCGATGGCGAGGACCCGCCCGGTGAGGCTCATCTCGCCGGTCATCGCCACGTCCCTTCTCGCGGCGCGTCCGGAGAAGAGCGAGACGATGGCGGTCGCCATGGTGATCCCGGCCGAAGGGCCGTCCTTGGGGATGCTCCCTGCCGGGACGTGGATGTGCAGCGTGGTCTCGTCGAACATCTTCTTGTCGATGCCGAGCTCGGCGCAGTTGGCCTTGACGAAGGAAAGGGCGGCCCGAACCGACTCCTTCATCACCTCGCCCAGCGAGCCGGTGAGGATCAGATCCTCTTTCCCCTTCATCTTGGTCGCTTCCACGAAGATGATGTCCCCACCGCTCTCGGTCCAGGCAAGCCCCGTCGCCACGCCGACCCGGTCCTTCTCGGAGGCGACCTCGTCGAAGAACTTCGGCGCCCCCAAAAGCTCCGAGACGGTGTCCGGATCGACCATGGCGCGCACCTTCTTCCCTTGAGCCACTTCCTTGGCGATCTTGCGGCAGATCGAGGCGATGTTGCGCTGGAGGTTCCTGACCCCGGCCTCGCGGGTGTAGTCGTGGGTGACCCGGTAGATGGCCTCGTCGGTGAACCGGGGTGCCATGCTGGCGAGCCCGTTCTCCTCGACCTCGCGCGCGACCAGGTAGGTCTTGGCGATGTTCAGCTTCTCCTCGTCGGTGTAGCCGGAGAGGGTGATTACCTCCATCCTGT from Citrifermentans bremense harbors:
- a CDS encoding M16 family metallopeptidase; this encodes MIPIRLFNKKSQAKLTLFAILLAFIAGCGTMQTGAAKTVTPEMQQLAQPRDMSFPPLDFQLPKSDRVQLKNGMVVYLLQDRELPIVNLTAYLNAGGIYEPKDKVGLAALTGAVLRSGGTLKTPPEKLDRELEFMASSIESAINSDHAGVSFTTLTKNLDKTLALFAEVLKEPAFDPARVEIAKGNALEGIRRQNDDPKEIAGRELARAIYGDHPLGRIPTVATVKAITREDMVEFQKRYFYPANLIVAVSGDFDREKLLQSLETLFADWPNQTKPFPPVPKPSEELTPAVLHVQKDVNQSVIRMGHLGIDKNNPDLYAIKVMDYILGGGFTSRLTQEIRSNQGLAYNVDSYFEVGRRFKGSFVAETETKSESTAKTIKLLDSIITGMTKAEVSDEELKLAKDSIINSFIFGFERSSAVVNQQARLEFYGYPKGYLENYRDNIARVTRADVLRVARQYLLPDAMKLVVVGNEKKFDQPLSQFGKVQEIKLNNNK
- a CDS encoding M16 family metallopeptidase is translated as MKTISRCVVVLVIVAGAATSFAQGLAERVQEHTLKNGMKLLMVERHTSPTVAAWIRFRVGSVDERSDERGLAHLLEHMLFKGTKTLGTRDYAAEKPVLDRIEATAQKLMAEKIKRDLADPKRVEELTAELARLEKEAEKYVVKEEFADIYSRNGGAGYNAFTSKDGTTYLINLPSNKLELWAAIESDRMQNAVLREFYTERNVVMEERRRSYDAEPEGKLWETFLADAFNAHPNGQPTIGWMSDIENLTRTKAENFLHKYYAPNNAIIALVGDIDPQKAVALVEKYFGEIPPGTPVPPVAVVEPEQAGEKRTEVVGDAEPELMIGFHKPTLPAPDDYVFDVIDMLLTDGRTSRLYKKLVLEKKLATSVSSFGAPGSRYPNLFIINATPRAPHTVAEVEAAIYEELERLKTEPMTKTELQQILNHLEFEESRQMASNGGLARNLTEYEAIAGTWRYLIEHRQKVAQITSEDVMRVSKQYFTRENRTVGFITPKAQ